The Phocoena sinus isolate mPhoSin1 chromosome 12, mPhoSin1.pri, whole genome shotgun sequence genome includes a window with the following:
- the MAS1 gene encoding proto-oncogene Mas produces MDEANRTSFVAEESSNASTRGNTSVAEPRREIPIVHWVIMSISPLGFVENGILLWFLCFRMRRNPFTVYITHLSIADISLLFCIFILSVDCALDYELSSGYYYTIVTLSVTFLFGYNTGLYLLTAISVERCLSVLYPIWYRCHRPKHQSAFVCALLWALSCLVTTMEYVMCIDSEGQTQSRSDCRAVIVFIVVLSFLVFTPLMVVSSTILVVKIRKNTWASHSSKLYLVITVSIIIFSILAMPMRLLYLLYYEYWSTFRKLHHISLLFSTINSSANPFIYFFVGSSRKKRFKESLKVVLTRAFKDEMQLRRPEDHTTTTETVTVV; encoded by the coding sequence ATGGATGAGGCAAACAGGACATCATTTGTTGCTGAGGAGTCCTCGAACGCCTCAACCAGAGGGAACACCTCAGTAGCAGAGCCGCGTCGGGAAATTCCCATCGTGCACTGGGTGATCATGAGCATTTCCCCACTGGGCTTTGTTGAGAATGGAATTCTCCTCTGGTTCCTCTGCTTCCGGATGAGAAGAAACCCCTTCACCGTCTACATCACCCACTTGTCTATTGCGGACATCTCGTTactcttttgcatttttattctgtCTGTCGACTGTGCTTTAGATTACGAGCTCTCTTCCGGCTATTACTACACAATCGTCACATTGTCGGTGACTTTTCTCTTTGGCTACAACACGGGTCTGTATCTGCTGACAGCCATCAGTGTGGAGAGGTGCCTGTCCGTCCTGTACCCCATCTGGTACCGCTGCCATCGCCCCAAGCACCAGTCAGCGTTCGTCTGTGCCCTCCTGTGGGCACTTTCCTGCTTAGTGACCACCATGGAATACGTCATGTGCATTGACAGTGAAGGACAGACTCAATCCCGAAGTGACTGCAGGGCGGTGATCGTCTTCATAGTCGTTCTGAGCTTCCTGGTCTTCACTCCACTCATGGTGGTGTCCAGCACCATCTTGGTAGTGAAGATTCGGAAGAATACGTGGGCATCCCACTCCTCGAAGCTGTACCTTGTCATCACGGTCTCCATCATCATATTCTCCATCCTCGCCATGCCCATGAGGCTCCTCTACCTGCTCTATTATGAGTATTGGTCGACGTTCAGGAAGTTGCACcacatttctcttctcttctctacaATCAATAGCAGCGCCAACCCTTTTATTTACTTCTTCGTGGGCAGCAGCAGGAAGAAGCGGTTCAAGGAGTCCTTAAAAGTGGTTCTGACCAGGGCTTTCAAAGATGAGATGCAACTCAGGCGCCCGGAagaccacaccaccaccactgaAACTGTGACTGTCGTCTGA